Sequence from the Clostridium butyricum genome:
GTTTAATAAAAGCTTCTTGTTTTTTAGATTCAAGATATGCATAATTTTCTTCACTTTCGTATCCTGCGTCAGCAGTTACGGATTCATATTTTTGATTTAAATTCTTTTCTAATCTATCTAAAAATGGTATAAAAGTAAGCTGGTCAGATCTTTCACTTGAAATGTCTACTCCTACAATATATTCACCCTCTACCCCTATTTGGATATTATATGCTGGTTTTAATTGACCGTTTTTCATGTGATCTTCTTTCATATGCATGAAAGTTGCGTCATGATCTGTTTTTGAAAAACTGTTTCGTCCATTAAAAATGCTATTGTATTCATTATATTTATTTTGCTTTTCAATAAATTCCTTAAGTTGTTCAGTATATCTTTGGAATTTACTTTTTCTTTTCCCTTTTCCATAAACAAATTCAATATTATTGGCTTCAATCATAATTCTGATACTATCCAAAATATAATTAGCATCTTGAACTGATATTTTAGCATTAGTAATAATAAGACATAAATTCAAATCATGATTCATTCTTATTAAGCTTTCTTTTATTTTCTTTTGTAGTCTATCTTCAAATTTATCAATAGATTTTTTCCAAACAAAAGTATATCGATTTGCAGCTGATTCTATTTTTGTTCCGTCAATGAATATATTTTTAAATTGAATTTCATTAAGTTCTCTAAGTTTTTTCACAAGTTGATTAAATAAATTTTCTATACAGCCAGCTAATCGTTCACGTCTAAATCTATCTATAGAATTGTGTCCTGGTGGTAGTTGACCTTGTAAAAGCCATTTGAAATTTATATCTCTTTTGCATGCCTTTTCAAGAGCACGACTTGAATATATTCCTTCAATATATCCATAAACTATAATTGCAAACATAGTTTTAGGTAAAAGTGCTGGATTTCTACCAATAGTAGAGTAAGTTCTATTTAATTCTGAATAATCTAATCCCTCCATAACATCATAAAGCACTCTTACTGAATCACTATCAGATATAATATTTTCTAGATTTATTGGGAAACCTATTTGATGCATAGGTATAATATTATTAGTGTTCATATTAATATTATGCGCAAAAAAGAGAATTCAAATTTATGAATTCTCTTTTTTTATCGGCTAGTATCAAACTTGTTTTGATGCAGCCCCATTTAAAAGAAGAAAATATACAATTGGTTAAAGATAATTGTAATGATAATGAAGAAACAATAAAAGTAATATTAATGGAGTGATTGGTATGAAAAAACACATTTTAAGTAGATACAGTAAGAAAGAAAATTATAGTACTTTAATTAATAATTATTATGATGGACTAACACAGATGTCTTATATAGATAAAAATTTTTCTAAAAAGTTATGTAGGCCTGTGGCAGAGAGTAAAGTGACAAATACCATTGAAGTAAGTGATCCTGATGAATTTATGCATGGAATTAGAATAGAGCAAACGTTTACAATAGAAAATTCTGATAATGATGAGTTTTATATGATGAGTTCAAGTGTAGCAACTGCAACAATAGAAGAATCAGATCCTGATGAATTTAATATTTATAATTCAAGTGTTGAAACAAGAAGTATTGAAACAAGTGATACAGATGAATTTGATTTGTTTTAATTAATATGGTTATAGTGTATGAGGTGTAATGTTGGGAATATTTAATAATCAAATTATTATAGAAGAAGATAATCCGTTTAAAAATGATAAATTAGAAAGAATAACAGAAGCAAATAAATTGACTAACTTATTTAAAAGTGTTGAAAATCAAATGGTGCTGGCAATAAATTCTCCGTGGGGAACAGGAAAGACCACATTCTTGAAAATGTGGAGGAAGGATTTAGAGAACCAAGGATATTCAACAGTATTTTTTAATTGTTGGGAGAATGATTTTATAGATGAGCCATTTATTGCATTTATAGAAGAAATTAGAAATACTTTAGGAAATGAAATAATAGATAGAGAGTTTGTGGAAAAATCAAAAGAAATTGGTTCAGTATTATTAAAACAAATTCCATCAGTTGCAAAATATTTTATAAAAAATAAAACTAACATTGATTTAGACGAAATTTTTTCTGATGATGATGTAAAACAAATGATATCAGACAAGTTTGAGAACTATAAGAATTCAAAGGATTCTATTGAGAAATTTAAACTTGAATTAAAGAAGAAAGTAAGAAAAAATTTTGAAAATACCGATAAACCATTAGTTATTTTTGTTGATGAAATAGATAGGTGTAGACCAAATTATGCAATTAAATTATTGGAGCGTATAAAACATTTTTTTAATATTGAAGACATTATTTTTGTATTGGGAATGGATAAAAAAGCATTATCAAATTCAATAAAAGTAATATATGGAGAAGAAACAGAAGTTGAAGGATATTTAAGCAGGTTTATTGATTTAGAATATAAATTGAAAGAAGATTCAAAAGAAAAAATAATAGATTACTTATTATTTAAATATAAAATAAAAGATTTATATAGTGACAGAAAAATAGGAGATTGCTATGAAAATAATTTTGAAGAATTTAGAAATATATTAATTGGTTGCATTCAATTAACTAACTTATCATTTAGAGATATTGAAAAAGTATTAGTTAGACTGTTGTTAATAATAAAAATGAATGAAGATAACTATTTATTTGTATATCCTATGATTTTTTTATTATGTGTAAAGCAGGTTGATGTTGCTTTATATAATAGAATTAAAAATGGAAAAATATCAGTAAACACTGTAAAAAAAGAATTACAAAATACAAGATGTAGTAATGTGGTTATTAAAGACATACATATTGAAAATTTAATGAATTCATTTCTTGCGATATTATTAGATGATAAACAATTTATTCAAGAATTAACAGAAAGCAAAGAGGAGACAATAAATAGAACATATGAATGGGTAAAGAAGAGAATAGATAATTGGAAGGAATGGAAGGATATACAATTATCTTTTAGAAGTGTTAGTAAAGTGATAGAAATGTATGATGGAATTAGATTTTAATGATTATTAACTCATTGGGTGGATATTAATCCAATGAGTTTTTTAATTTAATGTGCATATAAAATAAATATATTTTATTAAAAAAATATTGAAAAAATATTGATTAAATATTGAAATAGTAATTAGTTGTGATAATATAAATATAGAGAATATATATTTTAGGAGGAATAGTCATGGTAAATAACTATGAATATATTAAAAAATTAAAAAATCAAACTCAAAAGAAAAAATCAATTACAATTACAATTGATGATAATGTATTAGATAATTTATCTCAGATTGCAGACAAGTTAGAAACTTCTAAAAATCAAATTATTAGTGATATATCTGCAGCATTTGTACAAGATTTTGAAAACATCAGTAAACCAGAATATTTTATAATTAATTCAAATAATTCATATATGCCAGAAGGACATCTTCATATGTTGAATGGAAATAGAGCATCTGCATGGGGAGATATTAAAAATGTAATAACAACATTGAAACCTGGGGATTATGTATTTATATATATGAATGGAGAAGGAATTGTAGGAGCAGGTACAGTCAAATCTAATTATATGGTAAATGATTATAGTTTAGTAAAATGCTATGATGGAGATAAAATACAATATGAAATATGGGATGAATATTTTGTAAGTGTAGAATTTGATAAAAAGTCTTTGATACTTGATGATGAAGGTAAATATTCAATTGATGAGCAAAATATAATTACAGCATCTGATTATAGAAAAGAAGTATCTGGGAAACTCTTAAATAGAACTAAAATATCTTTAACTACTGAAGAAGGAGAGAAATTAAAGAAACTTTATTTAGAAAAAAATAATTAGAAATATGTTTAGTAAATAAGTGAGGTAAATACGTGATAGATAATTTTTGCAATGAATTAAATGAAAATTTTGATATAAGAAAAAGCATGATTAAATTATTTAATTCGAGAGAATATCATGAGTTAAAATTGTATTATAATTCTAAAAGTATTTTTGATATTTTAGGTATTATGAGAAATGAAAATGTTCATAGTAATTTTTTAGCATGGTTATTGGATCCAAGTGAATATCATGGATTAAATTACTATACCATTAAAAAATTTCTAGAGATGCTAATAATGGCATTATTTGATTGTAAGTATAGCAAAGAAAATGAAAAAATATTTCCAGAGTATCTTGTTGATTATATTATTACAGGTAATTACGAAGTATTGAATGTAGAAATAGAGCGTGAAAAAGTAATTGAAAATAACAAAAGAATTGACATTTATATTGATGTAACAATAAAAATTTATGATGAAGAAGAGATGGTAAAAAATTTAAAAATTATCTTGGAAAATAAAGTATATTCAAAGGAACATTCAGAACAAACACTTCAATATTATAAATGGGCAAAGAAAAAATTTAATGGTTTGTCTGAATTAATATTTGTTTATCTTACACCAATATCTAATAATGAATTATATGATTTAAATGAACAACAATGTAAATGCAAAGAGTATATTCAAGTGAACTATCAATATATAGTGGATTATTTATTAGAACCGTGTAGAATGCAACAGTTACCAACAGAGGCTCAATCATTAATTAATAACTATTTTAGATGTTTAAGTTATCCATCTTTAGATGAAAAGACTATGAAGCAAGGAGGAATTGTAATGGCTATTAATGATAAGGAAAGAAAATTATTACTTGACTTTTGGGAAGGAAATAAACCATTACTGTTAGCAATGTTGAATGTACTAAAAGATGATGACAATATTAACAAGGAAGAAAAAGAGAATATTGATAATATGATAAATACAATATATACTAAGTCGGGAAAAGATTATAGTAAGTGCCTGTTTAAAGGAAAGAAGTATGCTAAAAGTAGGGTTGTTTGGGAGGTATTAAATGAATATATCAATACTAAGAAGATGACTTTTGAACAATTAAAAAATGATTTTAAAGATGAGATACAAGGAAGTTCAGGAGTAGTTCAAAGTGTAGAATATGTTAAAAACAAGGATCCTAGAAGATTTTATATGAAGCCTAGCGAAATATTAACTACTTCAGATAATATTAAAATTGCGGTATGTAATCAATGGGGAGTAGAGAATATAGATAGATTTATTAAAGTTGCTAATAGTTTAGGTCTTGAAGTAACAAGGGTTGAGACAAATAATTAATTTAACAAAAAAATAAATTTTATACATAAATTAGAACACATATCATTAAATTGCCAAGAAATGTATTCTTTTTTTTGTATATAAAAGAGCATAAAAATACCTTGCATATTTTTCTAATTAGAGTTAAAATATAACTAGATTCTTACTAGAGCCACCTAGTAAGAAAATAAAAATATGTACGGAGGTATTTTTATGAAAATAGTAAACCTAAATAATTTAGAATTAAAAAAATATGGAGTAAAAGATCCTTCATATTTAACAATTGAACAAACTCTACTTTATGATTCAAGTACATTAATTTCAACTATGGATTATTCAGGTCCAATCAATACTATTATAACTGAAGCAAAAGGAATATCAAGTTTTTTTAAAGGAAAATTGAAGAATATTAATAGTGGTTATTGTAGTCTTGGTGGACAGTGGAATAATGCAAATTTTTATGGACCTAATGCAAGATCTTTATCAGGTGTAGATAGAATTTGTTATGTTAGAGGTGAATCTGCTGATAGAATAGTTGTTATGGAATACTACGGAAGCAGAGGAAGTAAGTTTTCTGGATACTATAAATTATTACTTTCAAAAATAAAAGCATCGAATAACTTTAAAATTAATAAAAATAATTCATTTATAGTTAATAAAGATAATATAGATGATTTTGTTGATATTATGAATGATATTATGAATGATATCTCTACATCAAAGTTAATTATGCTAAAACTCGAAAATAAATATGATAAAATTATAATTGAAGGTGAGTATTATTATTATAATGTTGTAACTTGGGATTATAAAGATAATCATAAAAATTTTGAAAATGATTTAAATAATTCTATTGAATTGAAAAATAGTTTAAAAAATATATTTGAGTATATAGCATCTAAAAATAAGATTATAATTAATGGTATTGAAATTAAGTTTCAAAATGATGCTATAAATGATGATTCAAGCGATAATATTAAAATAAGAGATAGTTTAAGCAGTCTAGAAAGTTATTTAAATGATACTGATGAAATTTATTATGATTTAGTTGAAACTTTAGAGTTACCTGATAATGAAATTTGTGATGCTTTTAATCAAGAAATGCTAGAAAGAATTGCTGATGTATGTGATGGTATTAAGGAAATTTCTAATATATTTAATAAAACTATATCAGGTAAAGTATATGACATTTGTTCTGAAATAGAAAAAATTATAAGTTTGGATGAAATAAGAAAAGTTGCAGATTTTAATATTAAAAATTATTCTGATGATTGGTTTAGAGAGTATGAAGAAGATAATGGTTTTGATGAAGATTTAACAGATAAAGTTCTAGAAAATGCTGATGACATAGCAAGAGACAAATCAGAAGAAATTTATTTAAAAGCAAAAGATATATTAGACAATTTACAAAAACAATTAGGAAATTTAATGAATTTATAGGTAAATGAAATGTTATAACTATGTTACAACTGAATAAAGTCATGTCAGGCTCATAAAAGTCGTGTCGTGAAAAATAAAGTTGTGTTGAGATCATGTAGGAGAAATCGAGGGAAACTTCGAGGACCTGCATGGTCTTTTTCGTTTGAGGGAAGAAGAAAAAGGCGACGAAAAGAAAGAGAGAATGAGGGAAGATAGGAAGAAGATAAGGAATAAAACTGCTACCGCGTCGGCGAAGCCACGTTCCAACATCACCATAAAATAACACGACTTTATTTTGCTAAATAGCGTATGCTAAAGAATAAAATTGGGAATGAACGGTGAAAAAATAGACGAAAAACTCAACACGACTTTATTTTACTTATAATTTATTTGAGGTCCTGTAACCTTGTAAAACTGCGAAGTTAGAGAGAAAGGATAAGAGTGAAGTTTTGACATGACTTTATTTTGCGGATACAATTATAAGGTATTTAGAGGATTCTAGTACATTTTAATAGACTGTTTTAGATGTACTCATCTAATAGGTATTATTACCTATGGATGGGTGCATTCTTTTTTTTCCAAAACCTTACTCTCATCTGCAGGGAGGAGGGAGTGAAGAAAATGAAGAAAATTAATATGAAAAATAAGTCAAATGGAAAGTATTTAGAGGAGGGATTTAATGAATTTATATTAGAACATTGTCAGTTAAAAAACCTAAGGCCCAAAACTGAAAAACATTATAAAGAACTAATAAAATATAGCTTTAACTTTGATTGATATATTTGGTTATGATGGAGGCATAGAATTTGTTAGCATTGATGAACAATTAGAATTCGAAAGAGTATGGGTTAACTACAGATAGAATAGAAGATGGCTTGAAATATTCATAAAGGACGATTTTATTAATAGCATATCAAATAGATGTCTATATTTTAGTTAGTGTAGGTAATAAATTATACTATGTCACAGCAAAATAAAGTTGTGTTAAAAGTTGTGAAGATGATGAAGGAAAAGCCTTTGTTACTTCACAACTTTTTTGTTTTCCATTTGTATATTTAAATATTTTATAAAGAAAATCATTAAAAAGGTTATGCATTAAGACAAGAGTAATTCTTATTTTTGCATAACTTTTTATTTTTTGATAGATAAAGAATAAGTAAATTAATAGTAGGATGTTGCAAACTAAAATGTTAAAATATTTATATAATGGAAATAATATTGAATTACAATTATATTCAAGAAAAGGTTAAGGTCTTTTCTTGGCAAGATATTAAATATATATATGAAATAAATTATTATCAAGATTTTAATGAATATTATGAAGAAGTTTTTCTATTAGATATTGTCTTTATTATTTTTACAATAGATAACAAGCAATATTCAGTTAAAATTAGATTTCATGAAGTTGAGAATATGAATTTATACATAGTAAGTAAATTTGTTCAAATAGTATGTTTTGATATAGTTGATATTAAAGATGATGGATGGAGTTCATTAAATTATTTAGTACATGATTTGGAACAAGATGGTGATATAAAGTTTTATTGTAACAAGATAGAGATAATTTCAGTTGATGAAAGTAATTATAAATTATAGATTTATGAGAATGAATATTTAAATTAATAAGAGAGGATTAAATATAATGATTACAGATATAATTAAAACAAATTATGGATTAGAAGGGAAAATGGAATTTACACTATTTAATAAGACTATTAATGTATTAATGACTGAAGATATAGATTTAGAATATGCAAATTTGTGTGCTGAAAATTTGGAAAAGTTAGATGAAGCGGTTGTAAATAAATTATGTCAATATTCTATAAATTATTGTAATGATTTTTGCAATGATGTTGGGGAAGAAACTTATGAGTTTAATGCATTAAGGAATATATTAAATTATATAAATCCAACATGCTTAATAATCAGTAATCCAAAAGATAAGAATAAAGTAGCCTATCATTTAGAATTAGATTGTGATTGGGAAATAGAACATGGATTAGAGTGGACAATCTGTGATGGAAAAATACTTTATGTAGGTTCTTTTGAAAATGAAAACGGATGGGAAGAAATTTCATATTATAAAGAATTGAATTGGAATTATGCATTTAATGAAACATACTGTACACTAAAGAATTTGCCAACTATAGATATAATTAAAAAAAGCCTTATTTCTATGTCTGCTCTTGATATGATTTTTAGTGAGGAGGATTGGTTAAGAGTATATACATGGTATCCTAACTGGGATGAAAAAAGTTCTTTAGCAGTAATTGATAATGGCTGTGGAGATACAATGCATATAGTATTTTCAAATGATGGATGTATTATCAAAGGGTTTGATCATGAATCTGAGTTATCACCTCATGCTCAGGAAGACTTTGAAGTCTGGAAAGGAATTTATGATGATGTTCCAAAGGTGTTATTAGACTTACTTGAGGATGAAGCCATTGAAAAAGATGATGTGACATTCTGTATTTGGCAGGATAAGAACCATAAGGAGTGGCGAAAGGGAAAAGTAGAAATTCCAGAAGGTTGTAAGGATGGTTCGGATTATATGCTTAGTAGAATATTTTCAGTAGAAGGTTATGTAGATTGGGCAAAATATTATTGGGAATTAGGAGATAGATTGACTATTGAGGAAATTAAAAAAGTTTTTAACCATCAACCAATTACAGAAGAGATGATAAAAAAAATAAATCCAGATAGAAATATAAAAAAAACAATGGAAGAACTTATAAAAATTGATTATCCAGTAGAGTACAAGTTTTAATTAATTTCAAAAGATTATGCTGAGATAAAAAATTAATAAGTAAAATTTATTATTAAGGTAGGTATTATTATGTCAGGGTGGAAATTAGAAGATATTGAAAGTGTAAATAAGGAAAATCCAAATACCTTTTTTATACCATCATTAAAAGAGCGAAGTTCACAAAAAAAGGGAGATTTAGTGAGATTACATTTTTTACTTACTAATCCTAAGGACGGTGAGCCAAGAGCGGAGAGAATGTGGGTTGAGATTTCAAGGAAAAAGATGTTTGGTAAAAAGTACATTGGTATTCTTACTAATATTCCTGTATATATAAAGGATTTAAATATTGGAGATGAAATTGAGTTTGAGCCAAAGCATATTGCAAGAACTTTTATAAAGAAAGAAGATCCACGTTGGCTTGAGATAGCAGAAAAAAAGGCACTAGTATCTAGAAAGTGTATGGAGAATAAGGGGGTTATATGCTGGCTTTACCGTGAAAAAGCAGATAAAGTAGAAGATAGTGGATGGAGAGTGTTTTCTGGTGAAGAAGATGAGGAATATACTAATAATCCAGATAATATTAGGATAGTTAGTGTAGGTTATTTATTAGATAAAGATCCTACACTATTAGAAATAGTTAAAAGTGAAATTGGCTCTGCATATGAGAGGGAAAATAAAGAAGCATCATGGAAAAAGGTTGAAGATTGGTACAACTTAGAAGAATAATATAACATTTTACATAATGAAACCTACTTTTGGTTTTATAAAGTTTTTGATGAACTAATCAATTTATAGGTAGATGAATTGTTAAGGAGAGAAAAAATGGAAAAATTTTATTTTGAATTTGAAATTAATAATAATGATAGATTTAGTAAATTACAAGATTTTTTTTATGCACTAAAAGAAGAGAAAGCAAAAGATAATATTATATCAAAAGATTCAAAATGGATTGGCTATTTTGAACAAGACGTTCTTATGAAATTCTGGTGGCCAACTTCTGATGAACTTAACGAATATGCAAAACTATGGAAAGAAACTCCGATAAATGAACGATTTACATCTCCGAAGTTACAACATCCATGGGATTTTGAATCAATGATAGATGCATTCTCTAATGGTGAATATGATTTTGTATCTTGCGAACGAATATCAAATGAAAAAGGAAGAATTGAATTTAATCCGTGGTCTTGGCCTTATGGTGGTTCTAGTGCTTTTAGGGCATTAATAGAACATCAGGGGTTCAAAATACTGAGTGAAGATGTTTAATTCATTAGATAATTAATAGTTCAACTAGAGTATATAAAAAATATAATTATAAAAGATTATATAAATTTGAAATAAAGTTAGTGTATTTTATTAAAAGGGGAATTATTATGAAAATTGAAAAAGAATGGGTTAAATATATCACTGAAATCAATATAATTTGCAAAAAATATAATGAGACTGTAAATAGAAACATAGCATCTGAAGTTAGTATTGATACGTTAAAAAAGTGGGGTTTTGATAATATTTCTAAAGATTTATGGCTTAATGATTATGAAGAATTTTTAAAAGTACAAAATGGATTTAAATTTGAAGGGTTAATTTTCTATGGGGCAAGTGATTATGAAAGTAATTTAATAAGTGAAAATGAGGCATGGGATTTTAATGGGGAATCTTTTGGACATAAATATTTATTTTTAGGAGATGCTGATATTTCATGGTATGTTTATGATATTTGTGAGATGAGTTTTGCAGAACTTGATAAACCAAGTGGAGACTTAATTGAAAGATTTAAAGACTTTGATTGTATGCTGCTATCAGCACTTAAAACAAAAATTCAAATTTAATTTTTTGTATATAATCATTCATCATATAAATGTGATGTTTAGTAATTTAATATTAATCTAACAGTTTGAAATTTTAATAATTAATTACACAAGAA
This genomic interval carries:
- a CDS encoding IS1182-like element ISClbu1 family transposase, coding for MNTNNIIPMHQIGFPINLENIISDSDSVRVLYDVMEGLDYSELNRTYSTIGRNPALLPKTMFAIIVYGYIEGIYSSRALEKACKRDINFKWLLQGQLPPGHNSIDRFRRERLAGCIENLFNQLVKKLRELNEIQFKNIFIDGTKIESAANRYTFVWKKSIDKFEDRLQKKIKESLIRMNHDLNLCLIITNAKISVQDANYILDSIRIMIEANNIEFVYGKGKRKSKFQRYTEQLKEFIEKQNKYNEYNSIFNGRNSFSKTDHDATFMHMKEDHMKNGQLKPAYNIQIGVEGEYIVGVDISSERSDQLTFIPFLDRLEKNLNQKYESVTADAGYESEENYAYLESKKQEAFIKPANYEKSKTKKFKSDISNKENMYYNTDEDYYICAYGKKMLLKGTKKKKTKSGYETTVSIYECEDCDGCEYKSKCTKAKGNKQIHVAKNFMRLRTNSLKNITTPKGILLRMNRSIQVEGAFGVIKQDYGFRRFFMRGNIKVRTEFLLMAFGYNVNKLYHKTIQNRNGELLHKQQAS
- a CDS encoding KAP family P-loop NTPase fold protein, coding for MLGIFNNQIIIEEDNPFKNDKLERITEANKLTNLFKSVENQMVLAINSPWGTGKTTFLKMWRKDLENQGYSTVFFNCWENDFIDEPFIAFIEEIRNTLGNEIIDREFVEKSKEIGSVLLKQIPSVAKYFIKNKTNIDLDEIFSDDDVKQMISDKFENYKNSKDSIEKFKLELKKKVRKNFENTDKPLVIFVDEIDRCRPNYAIKLLERIKHFFNIEDIIFVLGMDKKALSNSIKVIYGEETEVEGYLSRFIDLEYKLKEDSKEKIIDYLLFKYKIKDLYSDRKIGDCYENNFEEFRNILIGCIQLTNLSFRDIEKVLVRLLLIIKMNEDNYLFVYPMIFLLCVKQVDVALYNRIKNGKISVNTVKKELQNTRCSNVVIKDIHIENLMNSFLAILLDDKQFIQELTESKEETINRTYEWVKKRIDNWKEWKDIQLSFRSVSKVIEMYDGIRF
- a CDS encoding PD-(D/E)XK nuclease family protein, which translates into the protein MIDNFCNELNENFDIRKSMIKLFNSREYHELKLYYNSKSIFDILGIMRNENVHSNFLAWLLDPSEYHGLNYYTIKKFLEMLIMALFDCKYSKENEKIFPEYLVDYIITGNYEVLNVEIEREKVIENNKRIDIYIDVTIKIYDEEEMVKNLKIILENKVYSKEHSEQTLQYYKWAKKKFNGLSELIFVYLTPISNNELYDLNEQQCKCKEYIQVNYQYIVDYLLEPCRMQQLPTEAQSLINNYFRCLSYPSLDEKTMKQGGIVMAINDKERKLLLDFWEGNKPLLLAMLNVLKDDDNINKEEKENIDNMINTIYTKSGKDYSKCLFKGKKYAKSRVVWEVLNEYINTKKMTFEQLKNDFKDEIQGSSGVVQSVEYVKNKDPRRFYMKPSEILTTSDNIKIAVCNQWGVENIDRFIKVANSLGLEVTRVETNN
- a CDS encoding DUF6985 domain-containing protein, translated to MITDIIKTNYGLEGKMEFTLFNKTINVLMTEDIDLEYANLCAENLEKLDEAVVNKLCQYSINYCNDFCNDVGEETYEFNALRNILNYINPTCLIISNPKDKNKVAYHLELDCDWEIEHGLEWTICDGKILYVGSFENENGWEEISYYKELNWNYAFNETYCTLKNLPTIDIIKKSLISMSALDMIFSEEDWLRVYTWYPNWDEKSSLAVIDNGCGDTMHIVFSNDGCIIKGFDHESELSPHAQEDFEVWKGIYDDVPKVLLDLLEDEAIEKDDVTFCIWQDKNHKEWRKGKVEIPEGCKDGSDYMLSRIFSVEGYVDWAKYYWELGDRLTIEEIKKVFNHQPITEEMIKKINPDRNIKKTMEELIKIDYPVEYKF
- a CDS encoding immunity protein Imm33 domain-containing protein codes for the protein MSGWKLEDIESVNKENPNTFFIPSLKERSSQKKGDLVRLHFLLTNPKDGEPRAERMWVEISRKKMFGKKYIGILTNIPVYIKDLNIGDEIEFEPKHIARTFIKKEDPRWLEIAEKKALVSRKCMENKGVICWLYREKADKVEDSGWRVFSGEEDEEYTNNPDNIRIVSVGYLLDKDPTLLEIVKSEIGSAYERENKEASWKKVEDWYNLEE
- a CDS encoding YrhA family protein: MKIEKEWVKYITEINIICKKYNETVNRNIASEVSIDTLKKWGFDNISKDLWLNDYEEFLKVQNGFKFEGLIFYGASDYESNLISENEAWDFNGESFGHKYLFLGDADISWYVYDICEMSFAELDKPSGDLIERFKDFDCMLLSALKTKIQI